The Kiritimatiellales bacterium genome has a segment encoding these proteins:
- a CDS encoding transposase produces MTLRLLKGLTGAFTFISAMPELGQIGNNQAAALAGLAPQNRDSGEFRGQRHIHGGRAEVRRALYMCAMSARRSNPILKEFYKQLIANGKKKKVALIAVARKLIVPVNRLLADPGFQLS; encoded by the coding sequence ATGACACTGCGGTTGTTGAAGGGGCTCACCGGGGCATTCACGTTCATCAGTGCGATGCCTGAACTCGGTCAGATCGGTAATAATCAGGCCGCGGCGCTGGCCGGATTAGCGCCGCAAAATCGTGACAGCGGAGAGTTCCGCGGCCAGCGTCATATCCATGGCGGTCGCGCAGAAGTGCGGCGCGCACTCTACATGTGTGCCATGAGTGCGCGGCGCAGCAATCCGATCCTGAAAGAGTTTTATAAACAGCTTATCGCCAATGGAAAGAAGAAGAAAGTAGCGCTCATTGCAGTGGCACGCAAATTAATCGTACCGGTGAACCGGCTGCTTGCAGACCCCGGGTTCCAGCTCTCATAA
- a CDS encoding NAD(P)H-dependent oxidoreductase subunit E has protein sequence MAENKLPAELVNFINEWKNKEGNLIMVLHQVQEHFGYIPRKIAFQVADMLDIPVAKIYGVITFYHLFKLTKPGRNRIAVCMGTACYLKGGEDLILELERILGVGLNTVTPDGEFSMEAVRCIGCCGLAPVMTVNGEVFGNLKTTQLKKIIDRFKN, from the coding sequence ATGGCAGAAAATAAATTGCCGGCGGAGCTGGTGAACTTCATCAATGAGTGGAAAAACAAAGAGGGAAACCTGATTATGGTTCTGCACCAGGTGCAGGAGCATTTCGGATATATCCCGCGCAAAATCGCGTTTCAGGTTGCTGATATGCTGGATATTCCGGTGGCAAAAATTTATGGCGTGATTACGTTTTATCATCTGTTCAAACTGACCAAGCCGGGCCGCAACCGGATTGCCGTATGTATGGGAACCGCCTGCTATCTTAAAGGCGGCGAAGATTTGATTCTGGAGCTGGAGCGCATTCTCGGTGTCGGATTGAACACCGTGACGCCGGACGGTGAGTTTTCGATGGAAGCGGTACGGTGTATCGGCTGCTGCGGCCTTGCACCGGTGATGACGGTAAACGGCGAGGTATTCGGTAATCTTAAAACGACACAATTAAAGAAGATTATCGACCGTTTTAAGAACTGA